The DNA region AGGTTTGCtcttaaataaattcattcaCCTTTGATAAATCGGTCCCTAGATTCATTGTCAACATTTTCTATTGTCGGACAATAGTCCCACTTACTGTCGTATTCtagaattttaaaattgttccaatagttaatattttcatgctaactttaaataatttgaaagcaTATATAAATCCATATAGTATAGATAGTAGAATGGTGAAAGGATCAATTTTTGACGAGTTTCATGAAATTTGGAGTTGGATAAAAGTTAACAAATTATCTAGAAATATTAACATACTCTTACagctacatatatgtatttatttattattaatatatatacatatatacttgaGTATATTAAATTACTCATCTGTCGACTAGTCCTGATTATGTTTCATGTATCCCCAAATTTACTTATTATCCAAAGACAAATTGTAAATACTATATTGAAAAcacaattaacaaaaatttaatgaattaaaaatTCGGTAAATTCTTAAAAACTTGGGACTTTGCAAATCtgtaaatttttcaaatttcaacCGGTTTTTTGAAAGTAATATTTCATTTCACGAATCGTTTTTAATCGATTTTCATTCATGTTCTCACTTTTACATTGGAAAATGATCTTTTAATTTACATTAtcttttaactttaaaaacgtatattttatttctttgattGCTAATGCGGGGCCTTTAGCTTAATGGCTTAATATAATACAATACAAGATATATTTTGGCATAAAGGAATCTCATCGAAAGAACACAGAGGTTTTTTTTCaagtgtatatgtatttatctTACACCAATAACCAAATTGACATGTTTTTATAGACACTATTTACTTCGCTGTCTGGGGAAAAATATTGATACAACTAAGACACCCGGCTTAAAATCAAAGTCcgttaattattattattattatttcattattaTGCAGTCTTATTTAGTTGGCCTCACCTTCACCTCCTCCAACTAGATAGCCATGGGGTCCCGAAAATGAACGATCACCAGGAGGAGTGGTGTGTCATCCATCCAAATGGTtggaacatacatacatatctctaAAACGTTTCGCCTCCGTCCGGTGTGAGTCAGTGCAATAAACAAAGCGACTGTCGTCATTAAGCACTGATTATTTGTATTAGTTACTCGTTAgctatatataaattatccTAGAAGATAGTGAAACCAAAAATGTAGCTAAAAAGAGAGATAGAATGGTAAAAATATCGCTACAATATACAGGGTATCAAGTGTATTATCAATCTGAATGACATTGTTTTTGGATTTGCGTACTGAACAAACGTCATTCAGGTATTTGAGTGGTGTTTAATTATTGATTTACGTGTATCTAATCTTAAGCAATTTCTTTGTTTGTGCACAATTCTTTTGAATAGCCCATTAACAAACCTATTCAAGAGATAATCTTGATCGTAACAACTTCATAATAGGTTTAATGATTTCAGACCCACGCGCcatatatgatatattttaAGGCTGTAGTTTGGAGTCAGTATTAGCAAAGGAAGGCCGGCCCTTCTTGCATCTTTGGCTAAGGAACTTTAATTACAATTTGTCTTTGGAAATGCATCAATGATTCACAGATCAAGAATTTAATGTTTCGTTTAAGAAGAAGATTATAACAACTAAAAGGTAAGCAAATTGTCTGTTGACTTAGATAAAGATcatatcaaatatttaagcATTTGATGCCATTTTAAAGTATGCTGAATTAAGATTTAACCTACCAAGCCATTATCCATAGTAATCTATTTCTCGTTCTTGTTTTAACAGTGACATTACTTAagggatatatatatagttttaatGTCCTTCTATGTGAAGCGctaaagaacaacaaaattttaaattaatactAAAAACTTTCTCATTTAGCACTTTCTGTCCAACCCTTCATACATGGCGTATCCTTGGAGAGGGGAAATTAAGGAAACCTAGATTTTGCATCTTAAACTTGCCAAAATAATTGATTTTCTTCCCCAAGTACCCAATTTCCTGGAACAAATTGATGAGCTAGATCCACCACTGATACATATaggtatatttaaatattttataataatcaAGAGCAATTTATAGAATTCTCGATCTTTGGccattgaaataataattaccatttttttttttcttatgttTCCAAGTCCAGATCCTAATCAGCTCTTTGGTTTCTTATTATAAAATATGGGAATGCTGATCGCCAAATGTTAAGCTTATCGGTATATTAAGCTGATTACATTTATCAAAGCGAAATAGTCATTAAGATTGTAACTTTTGAAAATGATCAAACGAGGGTTGTTCAAAAAGTATATCCTTTATTCTGTCGAGGACTCTATGTTAAGTTAACTACCATTTGTTGTAGCTTCTTTCAAAgacagtttttctttttttttgaaggtCTTCTTTAATAATTTATGTTTACTATATAGAAAAACATATGTGTCTTGTGGTCGGAACTGGATACCCCTCCCgagacagcagcaacaacaaaagtaaTAAAACACATGTTCGTACATCATTGGGATCCTTATCAGAACCATAGCCAACCGGTAGCTATAAATATTGGTAGCATTTTTAGTTTCGTTTTCGATCGACCAAGAACAAAACAAGAATGTCTGCCGAAATTCAGTCTTACTTTTGCACGGAAAGATAGcacttgtgtgtgtgggttggGTTGAACGCCATCCAGACAATTCATCAAAGTGATTTAATTAGCGTGTCCGACAAAAATGTGGAAAACTTTTTATCAtaactaaacaaaaattgataGATAAATCGATATACCAGAACATACGGGGGGAATCCAAATAATGAAATCATCGAAgaagagcaaacaaaatgatCCGCTGATTATAACAATTGGCGGATTGGATGGCCAACGACTGAAATCGCATCTCAATCGAGTTACCACAACCAAATATACTTGGCTAACATTTATACCCATTAACTTTTACGAGCAATTTCGACGAGCTgtctatttttatttcctaCTAATCACCATTGTATCATTCTTTGTTAGTGAGTTCGAAATGACATTTAGAGTCCTTTTGTTGGGAGTTTTAAATCTAAATTAATTCTCACAATCTTTATAGATGATACAATATCACCGCTAACATCATTACTGCCATTGCTCTTTGTGATGATTGTGACGGCATTGAAAGAAGGTCTGGAGGATTACGCACGATCGAAGAGTGATAAAATTGTCAACACAACAAAAGGTTAGATAAGAAATCATACATAGGTATATTAGTTACATAGTCAAAACCTTCCCCCTCTCCAATTATTTATCGATTCTGTACCCCATTTCAATTCTTTGATCCTTTTTGGCAGTCACTGTCATCCGTGACGGCAAGGAGCAACGCATCAACTCAGAGTTTATTGTACCCGGGGATCTTGTGGTGGTCACCAGTGCCGGTGATGTTCCATGCGATTTAGTTCTATTGCAGTCATCGGGACCGGACAACAAATGTTTCATTACCACCGCCAATTTGGATGGTGAGACGAATCTAAAAACTGTATTTGGGCCACCAAGCAGTGAGTTGGCCAAGGATGGGATGGGTCGTATTGTATGTGAAAGACCAACTCCGGATCTCTATAGCTTCAATGGACGCTTGGAGTTGACGAGTGAGAGTAGTGCCCTGCCCTTGACCATCGAGAATGTCCTATTGCGTGGCGTTCGCATCAAGGGCAATGATCGGGTTGTCGGCTGTGCCATTTATACGGGAATGTCCACTAAGCTACAGTTAAATAGCCGTTATACCGGAAACAAATCAGCCTCCAGTGAAAagtatattaataaatttattatagcCCTCATAGTGGGCATGGTGGTGGTAGTGCTGATACTCTATCTTATAGAACGGTGAGTAGTACCCTCCCTCTTCGACCTCGCCCATTCATAAAGACCAGCCATAATAATTTCTATTCTTATCTTATATGACCAAAAATATAGCCAAAGGGACGCTAATGTTTTGCCAACCATTCCTTATTTCGGTGCCCAACCCAATTATAATGCTGTATTGCAGATTTTTGAAGATTTTCTAGCATTTTTGATATTATTCAACTACATGGTTCCCATATCCATGTACATGAATATCGAATTGTATCGTGTATTTGGAGCTTATTTTATGCAATCTGATTTGTGTCTATATGATGAGGAAACCGATCAACCATGCATGGTAAATGCCTCCAATTTGAATGAAGATCTGGGTCAGATAAACATCCTATTTTCGGATAAAACGGGAACATTAACCAAAAATGAGATGAACTTCCTCAAGTGTTATGTCGGTGATCGTAGTTATCAATTGCAAGCGACTCATCTGTTTTGTCCTGCCACAAATGAGCAATACGATCTGGAAACGTTGGGTGTAAGCACAAAAAGATGTccttgacacacacacatttatggATTTTCTAAATGCTATTTTTCCATTCTCTTGTCAGGCCAATGCAATTGACTTTTTTGAGGCTCTCACACTTTGCCATTCTGTTGAGGTGCTCGAAAGCAATGGTAATGGGGAAAAATCATCAACCGAAATGCAAACAGAATGTACCAGTTTGTTGGCAAAGGACATTGTTGAACGTTATCAGGCCTCCAGTCCCGATGAGAAGGCCCTTCTGGAGGGTTGCGCAAATCTGGGCTTAATATTCGATGGCTGCATAAATAATACAATTCATTTGCGTCGCATTTTGGCTGCCCAGGAGGATAATGTACAGGAGCTTCAGTTCGAAAGACTTCATGTTCTCGAATTTAGCTCCGAGAGGAAGAGAATGAGTATTATTGTACGGGATGAAATGGGTCAAATTTGGCTATACAGCAAAGGGGCTGAAAGCATTATATTTCCACGCTGTAATAAGAGTTCATTGCTGGAGCAAATCGATGCTGAGATAACCGAATACGCCAAGGAAGGTTTACGTACTTTGGCTGTGGCCAGACGAACTCTCACGGAGAATGAGTTCTCAACGTTTATGAAGCAATTCAAGGATGCTAGCATACAGTTGAATAATCGTAACGAATTGATTGCCAAATGTTATGAAACTGTTGAAATAGGTAAGAAAGAATAAAGACTTGGAGGGACTTACCTAATTATCTTCCCACTGTATATAGGGCTAGATCTGTTGGGGGCCACTGCCTTGGAGGATGCCTTGCAAGATAATGTCGCTGAGACTTTGGTGGCCCTACAGACGGCTGGTCTAAAAATCTGGGTCCTCACTGGCGATAAAGTGGAAACCGCATTCAATATTGGTTTGGCCTGTAAGCATATACCGCCAGGAGCAGAGATTCACTTTATAATAAATGTAACCGAACCACTTGAACTGCTCGGAAGACTTCAGGAGATTGAAAAGTCCATGGAAACAATATCGTCTGGAAAACCCTATGCCCTGGTTATTGATGGTGTCACAGTTGCTGCCCTtctaacacacacacccaaCGAGTTCTCCCAGCTGGCTCTCAAGTGCAGGGCGGTGCTTTGTTGTCGTTTGAGTCCTTTGCAAAAGAGTGAAATTGTCACTCTGATCAAGAGGCAAAAGAAACACATTACAGCCGCCATTGGCGATGGAGCCAACGATGTGTCCATGATCCAGGAGGCACACATTGGCATTGGCATCGTTGGTCGTGAGGGTAGACAGGCGGCTCGTTGTGCTGACTATGCTATTGCCAAATTCGATATGCTAATGCGACTTCTGCTCGTCCATGGTCATTATAATTCGGAACGTTTGtcctttttggttttattctATTGCTACAAGAATATTGTGATTACGGGCTGTATGGCATTGTATCAAGTATACGATCTGTATTCGGCCACATCGGTTTATAATGAACTCTACCTTTGGCTCTTTGACATCATTTACATATCGTTCAGCTTTACATATTTGGCTATATCCGATAAGCATTATAGCGAGGAAACTCTATTGAGGTAAGTTTTAGATACTCTGCAAACATTTTGAAGCATCGTCTAACTATTAGTTTTCTCTTGACTTGTAGTTTTCCAGAGCTATACAAAAGGCTGGCCCATAATAAGCAAACATCGTGGTGGATATTTTTAACATGGATCCTAAATGGAGCTGCACATATGCTTATCATTTTCTACTTTGCCTATGCGGTTCTCTACGACAATAATGTCGTTTTCGAGGTCGGACAAACGGCTGGTTTTCAAACATTTGGCACAATGATTATTACCGTACTTGTGATTGTTGGAAATTTGAAGCTTTGTTTAGTGGCTCACTATATGAGCTATCTGAATTTTGGCATCATTTTGGCATCCATAGCCGCATTTATGCTTAGCACTTATCTTTATAACTTGGATACCAGCACCAGTCTCTACAATGTCTTCAACATGTTCCTTAGCTCACTTCCAATGTGGCTATATATAATTATCTGTACTATGACATGCTTGTTACCGGACTTTATTATGAAAATAGTTAAAGATATGTTTAGTGAGCCGCCACCAAAAGTGAAGCCGGAACTAACCGAATGCTGGAAATCCAAGAAACTTGATGCCTAACAAAGACAAATTCAAATAATGCATAGAACAATTTATCTGTAATCTAGCCAATAAACACTCGAACttgtttaaataattattatttaaattgatattATACGTggtcatttttaaatttttctttggcGCGCTTTTTAAATGTAGAGGCCGCCACTAGCAACAAAATCGATAGATCAACCATTTGTAATTTGCATCAAtcgattttaaataaaatatcgATATTTATCGATATTGtgtattacattttttaacaCTAGCCCGGCGTCGCTGTTATActgcaaaatttattttcgtataacagaaaaaaaaatttcatataaCAGAAAAAATTTCCGGGACAAGAAAATCCGGATCAAAACAGAACAGAAAATCAGGATCAAAACAAACAAGACATTGATATAACCCGATGGAGGTGGAATACGAGGACTCCGGCTGGCAAGGCCGCACCAAGGGCCAATCCAATACGGAGGtacaatgttgttgttgctcaaGTAAACAACAAACTAATTTTACCGCCGATTTTTTAATTGCAGGAACTGCACGAAGACAATCCGCAGAAGACGATACAGGAATGCCTGGAAAAGTTTCTGACACCAGATTATATAATGGAGCCGGGGATTTTTACCCAGCTGAAGCGGTACTTTCAGTCGGGCGGCTCTCCAGAAGAGGTGATCTCAATGCTATCGGAAAACTACAAAGCTGTGGCCCAAATGGCCAACCTCTTGGCCGAATGGCTTATCCTGGCCGGCGTCAAGGTGACCGAGGTCCAGGCTATGGTTGAAAACCATTTAAAGGAAATGATTCTAAAGTCATTCGATCCCAAGAAAGCGGATACAATTTTCACCGAGGAGGGTGAGACGCCCGACTGGTTAACCGAAATGATTGATCATTACACGTGGCGTTCGCTGATCTATCGGCT from Drosophila willistoni isolate 14030-0811.24 chromosome XL unlocalized genomic scaffold, UCI_dwil_1.1 Seg141, whole genome shotgun sequence includes:
- the LOC6648981 gene encoding phospholipid-transporting ATPase IF yields the protein MKSSKKSKQNDPLIITIGGLDGQRLKSHLNRVTTTKYTWLTFIPINFYEQFRRAVYFYFLLITIVSFFVNDTISPLTSLLPLLFVMIVTALKEGLEDYARSKSDKIVNTTKVTVIRDGKEQRINSEFIVPGDLVVVTSAGDVPCDLVLLQSSGPDNKCFITTANLDGETNLKTVFGPPSSELAKDGMGRIVCERPTPDLYSFNGRLELTSESSALPLTIENVLLRGVRIKGNDRVVGCAIYTGMSTKLQLNSRYTGNKSASSEKYINKFIIALIVGMVVVVLILYLIERQRDANVLPTIPYFGAQPNYNAVLQIFEDFLAFLILFNYMVPISMYMNIELYRVFGAYFMQSDLCLYDEETDQPCMVNASNLNEDLGQINILFSDKTGTLTKNEMNFLKCYVGDRSYQLQATHLFCPATNEQYDLETLGANAIDFFEALTLCHSVEVLESNGNGEKSSTEMQTECTSLLAKDIVERYQASSPDEKALLEGCANLGLIFDGCINNTIHLRRILAAQEDNVQELQFERLHVLEFSSERKRMSIIVRDEMGQIWLYSKGAESIIFPRCNKSSLLEQIDAEITEYAKEGLRTLAVARRTLTENEFSTFMKQFKDASIQLNNRNELIAKCYETVEIGLDLLGATALEDALQDNVAETLVALQTAGLKIWVLTGDKVETAFNIGLACKHIPPGAEIHFIINVTEPLELLGRLQEIEKSMETISSGKPYALVIDGVTVAALLTHTPNEFSQLALKCRAVLCCRLSPLQKSEIVTLIKRQKKHITAAIGDGANDVSMIQEAHIGIGIVGREGRQAARCADYAIAKFDMLMRLLLVHGHYNSERLSFLVLFYCYKNIVITGCMALYQVYDLYSATSVYNELYLWLFDIIYISFSFTYLAISDKHYSEETLLSFPELYKRLAHNKQTSWWIFLTWILNGAAHMLIIFYFAYAVLYDNNVVFEVGQTAGFQTFGTMIITVLVIVGNLKLCLVAHYMSYLNFGIILASIAAFMLSTYLYNLDTSTSLYNVFNMFLSSLPMWLYIIICTMTCLLPDFIMKIVKDMFSEPPPKVKPELTECWKSKKLDA